AGGGATGCTAGTATTGCACCTATGATCAAATTTTGCTGCACTAAGGCAATAGATTGGTTAATATAGCCATTCTCGTCGTAGTTAATTAAGAACTGGACAGCTTCCCCTTGCTGTTCCAGTTGGGCTTCTAGTTCCTTGAGTACAGCTCTGACCCCCTTAGATATCTCTGGGACATTGCCACCAATTCGTCTTTCGATACCAATGCCAGCGGTTGGTTGGTCATTTGATACAAAAACTGTACTTTGAAGCTTGCGACCAATTTTGACATCAGCTACATCTCCCAAATAGACAATTCCTGATTGGTCTCGGCGCAACACAAACCCTTCCAACTCCTTCACATCCTCAGAGCGACTGACGGTGCGGACTCGGTATTCCCGTCTTCCCACTACCATCGGTCCACCGCGAATATTGCGGTTATTATTGCGCAAAGCATTCACGACATTAGACAGGGTTAGATTGCGGTCAGCTAAGGCTTTCGGGTCTACAATCACCTCCACTTCCCGTTCCCGTCCCCCGGGAGTAATAACCTGACCCACTCCTTCCACTTGCCGTAACTTGGGTACGATGGCATCTTGAATCAAGTCACGGTAATGGTCTGGGTCAGAATCATAGCCTTCTTTGGGCATTAGGACAATCCACATCATCGGACGGCTAACACCACTGACCACTTCAGCAGAGGGGTCTCCCGCTTCTGGGGGTAGAGAGGAGACTCGCTGTAATTTGCTCAAGACATCTACTAAGCGAGCATCAATATCTGTTCCCCAATTGAATTCCAGAGAAATGCGACTGCGTCCAGAGCGAGAGCTACTGGTAATTTCTTTAACTCCTGTGACTTCTTCGACCGCTTCTTCGATCGGTCTAGTAATCAGGTCTTCTACTTCAGTCGGTCCTGCTCCAGCGTAGGAGGTGCTAATGGTAATTTCTGGGGTATCACCTCCTGGTCGAAGTTCTAGGGGAAGCTGGAATAGGGCTAAGATGCCACATAGGGCTAGGAGGCAGAACAGAACAAATGTTCCGTGTCGCCAGCGGACAGCTGTTTCGATAAGTTTCATCAAATTTAGCCGAAGTCGGCAACTTAGGAACTAGGGAACAGGGAATCGGGAATCGGGAATCGGGAATCGGGAATCGGGAAGCATTCAGCTATCAGCGTGTCGCGTATCAGCGTGTCGCGTATCAGCGTGTCGCGTATCAGCTTTGGAATAAAACAAGTAAGCATTAATTTAATCTGAGTTACCTCACAGCGTCGTTCGCACAGCGTGGCCATTCGCGTAGCGTGGCCATTCGCGTAGCGTGGCCATTCGCGTAGCGTGGCCAAAGGCAAAGGCCAAGGCCAAGGCCAAAGCCTGTGCCACAAGGCTGACGGCACCTCAAGTAGCGTGAGCTTTTAGCTCACGGCTGACGGCTGAATGCTTACAGCAATAGGCAATAGGCAAGGATTCTAGAGACTAATACACCACGGCGGAAATCAATATACTTTTCAAAAAGAGCAAAACTCTTATATACTAAACCTCTAATAAGTAAACATGTAATAATTTTGAATTTTGAATTTTGAATTTTGAATTCCGCACAGTGGTACTAGTTTTTAAAGTTTGCAAGAGGTCTGATGATTAAAAACTAAGGACTAGTAATTTTGACTGGTGCGCCGTTTTTTAGTCCTTCACCGCCTGACACAACTAGGGGTTGATTGGCTTGTAAATTTTGATTAGTGATCAGGACTTTTTCCCCCATGTCCGCTAGTATTTCTACGGTAAACTGTTGTGCTTTTCCTTGGGAAATGGTATATATTAGGGATTGGTTTTTCCGTTTAATGATGGCATCACGGGGGATAACAAAACTGGGCTCTACATCAATGGGTAAGTCTAAGGTGGCTTGAATTCCCATTCCAGCTAATAAGTCTTTTGGGGGATTTTTGAGATTTACCCTTACTAGTTGTCGCCGTGAGTTGGCATTGGCTGTAGGCACAACGCTGGTAATCTCTGCTCGTTGCTGCCAGTTAGGTAAACTTCGCGGTGCAGTTAATTCCACATACATCCCTGGTTTGACCTGATTAGTAAACTTTTCTGGTACTTCTAGAAAGATATCTAATTGAGCATTATTAACCAAGGTAATGATGGCATCGCCACCTTCAACATAGTTGCCAGTGTCAACCTCACGGGATTGCACAACTCCGGCTATAGGCGCTTTAATCGTGGCTCGTTCTGATGCTAGTTTAGCTTGCTCAACCGCTGCCTGAGCTGCTGCTACTACCCCTTTCTGGGAATCAATTTCTTCCTGGGTTGGTCCGACTTGGGCTTCCGCTAACATAGCTGCAATGCGCAACCGCTCACTGATGGTGGCATCAAGGGTACTTTTGGCTTCAGCAATCTCTTGCTGGGTTTTAGTTTGTTCTGCACTTAGGGCAGCTTCAGCCCGTAAGCGCTCACTGGTAGCTGCATCAGCCGATTTTTCGGCTTCCACTTTTGCTCGTTCAGAGAGAGCTCCTTCCAGAGTTAGGGCTTCAATACGTTTAAGGTTGTCCTTTGCTTCTTGTTCCCGAGCTTTAGCCCCATCCAGTTCTGCTTGCCGTTGGGCAATTAAATTGGGTTGGACGGCTATCATACCATCAAGGTTGTCCTTTGCTTCTTGTTCCCGAGCTTTAGCAGCATCCAGTTCTGCTTGCCGTTGGGCAAGAATTTCTGGACGGGTTCCCACTTGTAATCGAGCGAGATTACTTTTTTCCTGAGCAAGCCTTGCCTTAGCTTGGGCAAGGGCTAACTGTTGGTCAGCACCATCAAGAATAGCAATGGTCATGCCCGGTGTAACGCGATCGCCTTCTCGGACTTTGACTTGTTGTATCACACCATCTACCTGAGATTTAATCGTGATTTTTTCACTTGCCTCTACCTCACCCAGTAACTGGATCCGTTTAACTCCTTTACCTAAGGTCAGGGGAATAGTTTCTACAGGTCGCGGCGGTGTCTGTTTGGTTTTCGTCTGGGCTACAGGGGGTTCTGGTACTGTCGAGATTTGCAACAAAGCTATACCTCCTACCAAAAACAGGACTGTGAGTAGCCATGCAGAGGATTTGCCTTTGGTTTCTTCCTGGCTTTGGGAATTTGACTCTGGCTGATAGTGATTAGACACTTGAGGATTTATAGGTTCCATGGTGATGCCCTGACAAAAAGATGTCAAAAAGATGTTTATAGGATAACTTTGCTCAATCCAACTGCTGGCCTGATTAAGTCGATCACAGCAGTTGAGGTAGATAGGAATTACTATAGCTTTACAAATTTTAATCAAAATTTAATGGTTATGGCATCAAAGTTTTTATATTCTTAGGGGAGGAAAATTTAATCCATGAGTGAACCGCTACTTTGTGTCGAAAACTTGCAGGTGGCCTATCCTAGCAGCAAATCCCTGGAAAAACCCACTTGGGCAGTAGATGATGTTTCCTTCGTGCTAGATTCAGGGGAGCGACTGGGATTAGTCGGTGAGTCAGGCTGCGGTAAGTCTACTTTGGGACGAGCTATCATGCAGTTGTTACCGCAACGGTCCCGAGTGAAAGGACAAGTAAGGTTTGCTGGAAAGTCGGTCTTTGACTTAACCCCTCGCCAGTTGCGCCAGTTTCGGGGAGAAGCAGTAGCGCTAGTCTTTCAAGACCCGATGACTCGCCTTGACCCTTTAATGAGTATAGGGGAACACTGCCTAGAAACCCTCAGAGCTCACCAACCCCAGCTATCACGACGTGAGAGTAAAGCAAAAGTATTAGAAACTCTAGATGCGGTGAAAATTCCCGCCAATCGCTTCTCTCAATATCCCCATGAATTTAGTGGCGGGATGCGGCAACGGGTTGCGATCGCATTAGCCTTGTTGCTCAATCCCAAGCTAATTGTGGCAGATGAACCCACCACCAGCTTGGATGTTACGGTAGAGGCACAGATATTAGAAGAATTAACCAGGCTATGTCGAGAACGGGACATGGCACTGTTACTGATTTCTCACGATTTGGCCATGATCGGTGAATATTGCGATCGCATTGCGGTCATGTATGGTGGGCAAATGGTGGAAATTGGTCCAGTGGAACAGATTCTCTGGCAACCTAACCATGACTATACGCGATCGCTATTAGAAGCGGCTCTACATCTTCAGGCAGTTAAAGACCACAATGACACTAATGACACTGATGGAAATTCCAGCTCTGCCATTCCTACCCCTTTGCTAAGGGTTACTAATCTCAAGCAATATTATACCTTAGAAAGCAATTTTATTCAGCAACTGGTGTCTCAAGAAAAAAACGTTATCAAAGCTGTCGATAACGTCAGCTTTGATTTATATCCTGGTGAAATTTTAGGACTAGTAGGAGAATCCGGTTGTGGCAAAAGTACTTTATCTCGCACTATCTTGCAATTAGTTCGTCCTACGGCTGGAACAGTTGAGTTTCAAGGCACAAATTTAGCTAAACTCAATCGACATTCCCTACAAGAGATTCGTCGTCAAATCCAAATGGTATTTCAGGACCCCCATGCTTGTCTTAATCCTTTAATGACTGTGGGAGAAAGTATTGCCGATCCCTTATTTATTCATAAATTAGCTGCTAATCCAACAGCAGCCAAAAACCAGGTCAAGGAAATGCTAGAACGGGTAGGATTAACTCCTGTAGAGGATTACTATAATCGATATCCTGCTGACCTTTCTGGAGGACAACAACAACGGGTTGCTATTGCTCGGGCATTGATTACTCATCCTAGTTTGGTGATTTGTGATGAACCAGTGAGTATGCTGGATGCTAGTGTCCAAACTCAAGTATTAGAATTAATGTTGGACTTGAAAGAAGCCTTTAATCTTACCTATTTGTTTATTACTCATGACCTCTGGGTAGCACGATTTTTCTGTGATGGTATCGCTGTGATGAACAAAGGTCAGATTGTTGAAAAGAAACCAACTCATGACCTGTTTACTAATCCTGAGCATCCTTACACTAGAACCTTGCTAGATGCAGCTCCTTTGTTAGACAAACAAAGGTGATTTTATGTAAGCAATCAGCGGTCAGCTATCAGCTATCAGCTTTCAGTTATCAGCTATCAGCTTTCAGTTATCAGCTATCAGCTTTCAGTTATCAGTTATTAGCTTATGCGCTACCTCCCAGCGTCGTTCGCACAGCGTGGCCAAAGGCCAAAGCCTGTGCCACGCACGCTACTTGAGGTGCTTTCACCAACGGCTGACCGCTGATTGCACCTCAAGTAGCGTGGCCAAAGGCCAAGGCTGACCGCACCTCAAGTAGCGTGGCCAAAGGCCAAGGCTGACCGCTGACCGCTGACCGCTGACCGCTGACCGCTGACCGCTGATAGCTTACTAAAGGATTTCAATAGTTTGAGCAGTCATAGCAGACTTACTGGAACCAGAACTCTGACCTTTAATCCGAACCTTCTGATCAGGACTTAATTTTCCTGGGTCAACAGTTTCTCCTTGACGAGTGATTTTGGTATCGGAAAGAAGTTGTACACTATAGGAACCAGACTTCGTCTCTACCTTTAACTGTAGAGGGAAGCTTTCCATAACTGCGACAATTTTACCTTCGATAATCATTTGTTCATCAGTTGACCTTTCTATTGGATTATTATCTGGATTATTACCCTGATTGTTTTCCGATGGAACGTCTGGTTGCGGAGCGCTACAAGCGGAAAAGAGCAGGCATAATCCGATCAGACTGCTCAAAGCAAAAGACTTAAAACGAATTTGTAGTTTAGTAGTCATCTGACGGTTTTGTCCTTTGTTAGTTTATCTGTAAGCATTCAGGTATCAGCCGTCAGCAGTCAGCCGTTAGCAGTCAGCCGTCAGCCGTTAGCTATCAGCCGTCAGCTGATCACTGAAAGCTGATCACTGAAAGCTGATCACTGAAAGCTGATCACTGAAAGCTGATCACTTTAAGCTGATCACTGTAAGCTGATAGCTGACGGCTGATAGCTGACGGCTGATTAGTCCCGGACATATTAGACATTTTTCCAAGCGGACATGTTATCAAACACAGACTTATTGATGCGGACAGCACTGTTAGGACAGCCACCATAGCCGTGAATTCCCACTACATGGTGTTGACCATCTTGCAAGCGCCAGACTGGGCTACCGCTTTGACCGCCATAGGTATCGAGCATATAGGAGAGCTTGCCACTAGTGATTATGGTAATTCGACCAGCATTGAACCATTGTGTGCCAAATGGTTTGTCACCAGCGTAGCCAGAGTTATTTATCAGTAGATTTGTGAGTAAGTCGTCGGATAGATTGGCAAATCCGAACCAGCCGACTCGGTTCCCTAGGGTGTCATCCGGTAGAATAATTGCTCCGTAGTCGAAGTCATCATCTTGTTCTTGTGTCCAGCCTTTTACACTGCGGAAGGATGTGCTAACTTGGGAGCCGAAGGGAGCTTCGTTTTCATCAATACCGGGAAAGACCTCAATTTTCCTGGCCCAACCACCAGCACTATGGCTATAGACGCAGTGTCCAGAAGTCATTACTGTCCGTGGTCCAATCAACCAGCCAGTACACAGAGACCGCCTCCCATTAGCTTTGGTAATGATTAACTGGCAAATCCATCGCCAGGGCATACTAGTAAGTGAAGAAATGCGGGTGCGGTCGTCACTACCACATACTGACTCCGGCCTTTGGAATTCTCCAGCACCAGCATCTGGAAGATTTTCCATATCCTCTGTGACCAACATTCTTTCCTGGAAATCAAAACCCTCATTAAGAGCTCGGGATTTATTGAATTCGGGTACTGCTTCGATTTCACCGCGACCCATCATTCCCTCAAATTGGTCTTCGGTATCTATTGACTGGGATGGAGTTTCGCTGGAAGTGATTTCATGGAGCTGCTGATTGTTCAGTTCTATTTCCTTTTCTTGGTTGGTTTGATTGGAAACTATTTCAGTTTCTGACATAACTATTATCCTTACAATTAACTACTAAAAAGAACTCAATTGAATGTTCTTTCCATTTACATAATCGCAAGGTTGCAGTAGGCTTGACAGTACCCTTGCGGGTACTTATAGCGCTACGCGCAAGTCAGAAGTTAGAAGTCAGAAGTCAAAAGTAAGCGATTACTTACGTTTCGGAGTTTAGGAATGTCCTAATCTGAATGGGGAGTGCTATATAGTCAATTGTTTAATCAAGGAAAACTTAGGTATTTAACTGAGGGACGGGAGTACATCAGTTATCCTGAACAACCCAACCCTCAAGAACGTGATAGCTGATTGCTGATTTTAGCTAAAATTTGGTATGATAGATGTTTTTCGCCTTTGATACCACAAAGAAGACCTTTATCCCTTATTATAAATAACTTCTTTTCTTTATAATAAGCCCATATTTGTATTTTTCTCTACAACTTAACTATAACACATTAGGGCATCAACACCTACAGCTTAACAATTTGTAAATACATACCCTATATCCCATATATCATTAGATAAGCCGAGAATAAGAATCACTTACAGCGAGGGAACCTCAATGGCCACGTAATCGATAAACTACTAGATGAACGACTGGCATTGGTCGCCAGCTCTTGGGTAACAGGTGTTTCTGAACCTTGGCTATAACCTGAAGTCAATCAAACGCCTAAGTAAGTCATCCAAGTACATCTTTAGTTTTGGATTTTTAAGAGCTTCTCACAAGCTATACCGTCTTGATCACCATCAAGGTTGTGAATATCCCCGGGATAGGTTTCCAGTAATAATTGAGCTTGTCTTTGACTTTGAAAATCCGCGCAATTACAAGTATCACCTGTACCCACAACACAAGGTGGGATTTCAGGACAGGTTTCATTTTCAAGTCCAATGGAACATAGTGCTCTCTGTCCTGAAGAGCTAAATACAAAAGTCAAAATTGATACTATTAAAGCCAAGGCAGCGATAACATCAGAGCGCTCCCATTTGTGACTGTTATTTTTATTATCAGTATGGATCATGATTACATGATTCAAGTTCTCAGTTTAAGTTTCATTGACCATAGATTAGATTAATATAACTCCTTGTATCAAGCCTAATTGAGATGCTCTTACCCTGCATACTTAACCCTTCATAGTTCATAATTGATACTTAACCCTTCATAATTGATACTTGATACTTGATGCCTTGTTCATACTTCATACTTTAACAAGTGGGATTCCCAATCCTGACTAGTATCCAACCTAATTACCAACGATTGTTCCTCTTCCGTAAACCCTTCAAATGCAGCCTGTTGATCCTTAAGCAAATCAACCTTGACATCTCCCCCACTTAAAAGAGGGGGATTCTACAAGGATGTTACGCAGTAGGGTAAACCCGTACTGCTTCACAACTTGTTCGATAAGATCTAGACACAGAGTTGAACAGATCGTATCGATGTGGGAGTGTCAAGCTCCCGCTACCCACCTTGGTCAGATCAACACCTAACTGTGTGGCTACTTTCCTAGCAATATTTGCGGCACCATTGCAATCCGCATTAACTAGGTATCCGTTGGAAGTTTTATACAAGCCACGTCTTACCCGACATCCTGACGGTTTCCATCCGTTGGGTTTTTCACCATATTTTGGTAATGGATCGTCGTCAAGGAAAGACGCTTTGCTGGTATAAGATTCTTCGGTAATTGTCAACTTGATACCGTACTCAGGGCAAAGTTGTTCAAGCCTATTGATTAATCTTTTCGTTGGGATAACTACAAAGTTTTGGTTGCTCCGTCTCCCCATATTTGAGCCATTTTTTTGCTTCTCGTTCCAGCCAATTATTAAATTGCCAATACGATCGCTTAGACAACGATTAACAATAAACCTAGCTGCTTTATTAATGCCATCCCGCATCTGATTATTGCGTTTACGTTGAACGCGGTCGAGATTAGAATCTCAGTAAAAATCGGGCTTGCCGCTTTTATATTTTGCAACCAAGCGAGCATATCCTTGGTTCATGGACTTGAGCTTGCGGCCATCAATTATTAGACTCTTCCCTTGAGTTGAGACTCCGGTCAACCAATTAGTTACACCATGATCAAAACTCCATGCTTGGGAATAATCCAGGTTTTTGTTCTCTTTTAATGGTTGTCTTCCGTCATCAATAACCCAATCTATCCATAACTGTCCATAACACGGACGAATGGTAACTTCTTTTACCCAATCTGGATCTATAAAACCTGGAACCTCTAAATTGATTTCAGTAAGCATTTCAGGTTTACTTTCTTTGCTTACTGACGGATAAAATAGTCCTTTTTTGTAAGTGAGAGCTTGCCTAGGAAAAGTAACAGCAGATAGTCCGCCTTTCTTTCGGTATCTAAGAAGTCTTGGTTTATCTACTTGACCTTTGTAATACAACCCAACCAGTTGGTTATAACCAGTGATTGACTCAGCCACGGTTTTGAGAGTTTGTTGTGCTGACTGAGCGGCCATCGCCTTGTAATTAGGACTTTCTTTTAGTTCTCGGCAAAGCTCAGAATATTTGACACTGCATTTATAAGCTTTCCAGCCCTGTCGAAGTAAATCATCTCTCCAATATGTTGTATAAGCTTCTGGTTGCTGTTTTAACCAATCATAGTGTTTTTGTCTTGAGTAATAAACAGCAGAATTGAATAGGTTATTTGCCTGTTGGCACTGAAATTCCCAGAAGGCTTTCTCTTCGTCTGAAAAATTAGCTCTGACTGGGACAGTCTTGTACACTTGCTGTTACTCTCTTGTTTTGCTATAAAACTTTTATTGTAGACGTTGATTCTAAATATGTCAACAACAAATGGACGAAAAACCAGAAAAAGAATGCGGGGGGTGCCCGGACATCACGATCAACTAAAAAAGCCCCATACCATCTGGTTGACTGGGGCTACATGGAAGTGGCTTCAATTGTCAGCTAAAGAGGCAAATACCAGTGTCGGGGAGTTTGTAGAGAACTGGGCATTATCTGAAATAAATAAAGACTAAAGGGACACTTTAAGGGGGTAAACCCCGTCTCTCCGTTTCACCCCCGGTCATTAGACACAGGGCTCTCACGTTTCAGGATGTTTTGGTAGCATCAGACACATCCCCACTACGAGATAACAAGCGATTGGCCGTAGGCCACGCTACGCGAACGCATAACACAGCTTCTGGTGCGCAGAGCGTAAATATTTTGTATCGGTAACTGGTAGCGGTTAGCTTTTGCGATCGCTAATTCTCGGAAAGCCAGTCGGTCTATCCATCCCAGAGACGAAACCGATAGATAAGGTCGCCTTAATCAAAAAGTTTTAACCAAAGGTGCGCTTGACCCGTAATTAAATTCCCCACGGGTCGCACCTCTTTTACGCATAACCGACTAACCATAAAGGCGACCCTATCCTTACGGTAACTTCAACACCTTAAGAAGGATGGGGAATTTCGACCCCTCAAACTCCCCTATTCCTTAAACTGGGAATATCTGTCTGTGTCATAAAGTAGTTTTCAATTGGGTTAGGTACTTTCATCCTAGGTTGTAGGGAGTAGGGAGTAGGGAGTAGGGAGGGAATAGGTGATAGGGAAAAGGGAAGAAG
The Moorena sp. SIOASIH genome window above contains:
- a CDS encoding efflux RND transporter periplasmic adaptor subunit, with protein sequence MEPINPQVSNHYQPESNSQSQEETKGKSSAWLLTVLFLVGGIALLQISTVPEPPVAQTKTKQTPPRPVETIPLTLGKGVKRIQLLGEVEASEKITIKSQVDGVIQQVKVREGDRVTPGMTIAILDGADQQLALAQAKARLAQEKSNLARLQVGTRPEILAQRQAELDAAKAREQEAKDNLDGMIAVQPNLIAQRQAELDGAKAREQEAKDNLKRIEALTLEGALSERAKVEAEKSADAATSERLRAEAALSAEQTKTQQEIAEAKSTLDATISERLRIAAMLAEAQVGPTQEEIDSQKGVVAAAQAAVEQAKLASERATIKAPIAGVVQSREVDTGNYVEGGDAIITLVNNAQLDIFLEVPEKFTNQVKPGMYVELTAPRSLPNWQQRAEITSVVPTANANSRRQLVRVNLKNPPKDLLAGMGIQATLDLPIDVEPSFVIPRDAIIKRKNQSLIYTISQGKAQQFTVEILADMGEKVLITNQNLQANQPLVVSGGEGLKNGAPVKITSP
- a CDS encoding ABC transporter ATP-binding protein, with protein sequence MSEPLLCVENLQVAYPSSKSLEKPTWAVDDVSFVLDSGERLGLVGESGCGKSTLGRAIMQLLPQRSRVKGQVRFAGKSVFDLTPRQLRQFRGEAVALVFQDPMTRLDPLMSIGEHCLETLRAHQPQLSRRESKAKVLETLDAVKIPANRFSQYPHEFSGGMRQRVAIALALLLNPKLIVADEPTTSLDVTVEAQILEELTRLCRERDMALLLISHDLAMIGEYCDRIAVMYGGQMVEIGPVEQILWQPNHDYTRSLLEAALHLQAVKDHNDTNDTDGNSSSAIPTPLLRVTNLKQYYTLESNFIQQLVSQEKNVIKAVDNVSFDLYPGEILGLVGESGCGKSTLSRTILQLVRPTAGTVEFQGTNLAKLNRHSLQEIRRQIQMVFQDPHACLNPLMTVGESIADPLFIHKLAANPTAAKNQVKEMLERVGLTPVEDYYNRYPADLSGGQQQRVAIARALITHPSLVICDEPVSMLDASVQTQVLELMLDLKEAFNLTYLFITHDLWVARFFCDGIAVMNKGQIVEKKPTHDLFTNPEHPYTRTLLDAAPLLDKQR
- a CDS encoding serine protease — encoded protein: MSETEIVSNQTNQEKEIELNNQQLHEITSSETPSQSIDTEDQFEGMMGRGEIEAVPEFNKSRALNEGFDFQERMLVTEDMENLPDAGAGEFQRPESVCGSDDRTRISSLTSMPWRWICQLIITKANGRRSLCTGWLIGPRTVMTSGHCVYSHSAGGWARKIEVFPGIDENEAPFGSQVSTSFRSVKGWTQEQDDDFDYGAIILPDDTLGNRVGWFGFANLSDDLLTNLLINNSGYAGDKPFGTQWFNAGRITIITSGKLSYMLDTYGGQSGSPVWRLQDGQHHVVGIHGYGGCPNSAVRINKSVFDNMSAWKNV
- a CDS encoding excalibur calcium-binding domain-containing protein, translating into MIHTDNKNNSHKWERSDVIAALALIVSILTFVFSSSGQRALCSIGLENETCPEIPPCVVGTGDTCNCADFQSQRQAQLLLETYPGDIHNLDGDQDGIACEKLLKIQN